In the Pogona vitticeps strain Pit_001003342236 chromosome 2, PviZW2.1, whole genome shotgun sequence genome, TCTGCCCAAgagggcagctggaacagaatggcacaacaaggacaattttgggatgaaacaaaatctacccttcaaacaatactagaaatagtgagatcccactaccaagagacaaaattattcaatgaacatctgaagcaaatcatgtaacacgatgtttgacaagttCAAATCAAAtgtagagtgaaaaactaatgttttttaaaaagcctttgactgtgtggaccacagcaaactatggcaagtccttaaagaaatgggagtgcctgaccaccttatctatctcctgagaaacctgtatgtgggacaggaaccaacagttagaactggatatggatttCATTGatatggattggttcaaaattgagaaagaagtacaacaaggctgtatattgcccccctgtttattaacttatatgcagactacatcatgcaaaaggctggactggaggaatcccaagccggaattaagattgttggaaatatcaacaacctcagatatgcagatgataccactctgatggcagaaagtgagaaggaattaaggaaccttgtaatgaggatgaaagaggagagtgcaaaaacggtctgaaactcaacatcaaaaaaaaaaaaaaaactaagatcatggccactggtcccataacctcctggcaaatagaaggggaagatatggaggtagtgacagattttactttcttgggttccatgatcactgcagatggtgacagcagccatgaaattaaaagacacctgcttcttgggaggaaaggacaaacctagacagcatcttaaaaagcagacatatcaccttgccaacaaaggtccgcatagtcaaagctatggtttttccagtagcaatgtatggaagtgagagctggaacataaagaaggctgactgctgaagaattgattcttttgaattgtggttctggaggagactcttgagagtcccctggactgcaaggagaacaaaccgatcatttctgaaggaaatcaagtctgagtgctcactggaaggacagatcctgaagctgaggctccagtactttggccatcacatgagaagactccctggaaaagatgctgatgttagaggatgagatggttgaacagtgtcattgaagctaccaacatgaatttgacccaactccgggaggcagtggaagataggagggcctggcgtgctctggtccatggggtcataaagaatcggacatgactaaataacaacaaattcCTTGGAAAAGCAGGGCAGAATCATTTTAAATAATACACATACTGCATTTATTGAGCACTTTAGACTGCTCAAATTGCTTTAGGGGATATGTTTTTACAACAGCCTTGCTTGGTAGgctgcagaagaggaggaagatgagaGTGATTTGACTCAGACAGTGTGCTTGGCAAGTTCTTGGCAAAAGCAGGATTCAAACTGGGCATTTTCTCATCCCCTGCCCACTCACTAAATTTCAGTGTTGTTGATGTTCTGCTTTCATTGATCAGCATAGCCTTTGGAAATCAGGACGACCCTGGTTCAGATCTCATTTTGGATCTCTGGGTAGCCATAAGCAAACCTCTGCCTCTTGGCTTCCGCTGCCTTCATCTGTCGTGTGCGGGGAATcctatcttgtgtgtgtgtgtgtgtgtgtgtgtgtgtgtgtgtgtgtgtgtgtgtgtgtgtgtgtgtgtgtgtgtgtgtgtgtgtgtgtgtgtgtgtgtgtgtgtgtgtgtgtgaagtcaagtctgagtcaagtcaccagtgccaCTCAAGTCCGACTCAACAGCAAGTCCCCCGACTTAAGTTCCCATCCCTGCAGACTACCCAGCAGAGCTGCTGGTAGGGTTTTTTGAGATGACTTAGGCGAGTAACAATTAGAGAAAGAGCTATGCTACTTAGATATCATTTTAGGATAAGAGACCCAGAAATgttgctgaaataaaataaaatcgtGATAATAATTAGTTCAAAGGGCAATATCTTTAGAAGCTGATCAAGAGTCCAGAAATGAACCCTTTTCAATTTGCTTGGCTCCTGACCATTGCCATTTgtcacttcctctttcttaagGGAAAAAGAAGATGCCTTCATACAATTGCCTCCTCATCCCACCGGTTGCACTGCGTGGACGGTCCCCGGGATGCTGTAGCGCGCGCTGAGGGGTGGCGATGGCGGCGGCGATGGCGGCTCATCGCTCTCCCCACGCCCTCCCACCTCCACTCCCCCGCAGCCGTCAAGCTAGCAGACGCCTCCCTCCTGCCCCACGCCCTGCATTTCATTGATCGGGAAGTTAGGCGATGTGCTCAAATAAAAGTATTAACAGCTTTGCTTATCTGATggctggggggagagagagagagagagagagcgcctggGCAAAGAGCCAGAGGCTAATGACTGCGTAAAAGGCAGTTTGATGAAGCAGAATTAACATACTAATTGTCAGACCGCAGAGGGTGCTGAGActccacagggggaaaaaaggttgtatccaaaaaaaaaaaaaaaaaaaaaaaaaaaaaaaaaacaccaaagaacCTGGAGAGTCCCAGTTTTATCAGAAAAGTctgaggaaggagaagcagagggcgagaggaagagggggagagagtcAAACGTCCCCCGTGCGCCTCGAGGAGTGGTTTTCTGCTGAGTTTTGGACCGGTTGCGTTCCTCCCGCGCCTTTATCGCGCGGAAGCCTCCCTCGACGGCGTGCCAGCTTCTGGCCAGGCGCCGGCCTCGCTCGTTGCCGGGACCGGCAAGGCTTCTCGCCCGAAACGACCGGCGGCAGCGCAGGGGCGCCGCGAGGGTTGAGCCCCGCCGAGGGGCGGAAGGAGGAGAAAGGCGCGCCGCGGAAGACCGGGAGCGCCCTCGCCTCGCCCCGGCCGGAGGCGAAGGCGAAGGCGCCGGGCCAGAGGAGCGCGCGGGAGGGGCGCGGGGGCTTCCTTCCTTCGCAGGAAAACTCGGCGGAGCTCCCGGTTGCTTTGGGAGGCGCCTCCGTCAAAGGAGAGAGTTGGTCCCTCTCGCCCTCCCCGCcttctcacagagagagagaaagagagagagaggaggggcgggaaaaggggagagagagagaggcgtcgAACCCGAGAGACGGTCTACCTCCTTCCGCAGGGCGGCGAAAGGTTCAAGCGAAGCCCCTCATGCTCCAGAGAAGCCGCGTTTGGACTGCGGGGAAAGGGACCGCCGCTGGCAAGTCCGCACGATGTCCGGAAAGGTTCGGTTGCTTTTGGGGGACGTGGACTTGTCTTGATCTTGGCGTTTGGAGCATCTCTCGTGGGGAAGCCCTCTGGAAGTCAGTGGGGGCACCCTTTTCGAGCAAGTGAGTGCACCCCTccagtcctctctctctttttttccttttggggggggtgaaaaGGGGGAACCTGAGCCAATCAGTGGCTTGTCCGCGGGAGAGGGCCGTGGTTCGCCTCCGGGAGCCCGTTTTCCTTGCGCCTGCCAGGCTGTCCTATCAAAGTTCTCAACTTTCGGACGAGGCTTGCTGTGATAGAAGGGACAGCCAAGCAAAAGAAGCCAAGCAAAAAGGTGGAGACCATCACGCAGCCCCTCTTTGCTGAGCAGTCTTTTGAGGTACGGCGGACCTACGTACAAGGGCCTTACCTGACCTGGAGAGGATAAATCCTTTTCAAATCCCAAGCTTTTCTCCTCCCGGATGCAAAATGTGGCTGGCTAGTTCCCTCTTGCTCCTATAGCACACTCTTTCCTTGCCACAGGCACACCTGCTTGATTTTCCTTTATGAACACCAAGGAAGACATTTAAGCAAGAAAATGTATGGGGAATTCCTCAACTCCACCAGCGTGACTGACCCTCACCTCATCGTTCAGGCCAACACTCCCTACATAGGGAGCACCCAGAGACCGATCAGCTCTTCAGCTTTTTACATGTCCACGGCCAGAGTGTTAAAAGAAGGGGAGATCAACAAGCCAGACCTGGTGACTTACATCATtctgttcttcttcctcctcctggctgTGACCATCATTGTACTTTTCATTAACTGTCAGCTGAAAAATTCTTTTTTCGCCACACTGCCTTATGACAGATCGCTACGAGAAGCTAGGAACCCATGGAAAACACAAGCGGTCTGACAACGctagaaagaggaggggaaatgtCGACTATGAGGCTTTGTTATGATATCCAGGGGTCTTATGAACCCAAATATTTGTGTCGTCGGatcttgtttctctttccttctgggAAAATCCAgctacatatatataaaatatgattTCTGTTAAGCACCATGGCAACATGTCGGCTAAAGGAAACGGAATATTTCAGGCATGATGACATCAggatgcaaataataataataataaacatcatGTGGATGTATACAAGTCAATCGCAGTCCATTGATACACCAGGCTGCATGTTCATTGATACACCAGTCTTGCAGATTAAAAGTGTGGATGCAAATTTTGCCATTGGCAATTTTTCTTACTATACAGTAGTGTTTGTGTTGACAAAGGCATGTTGGCAGCCTCTGGGGGCTAGATATTTTCTATCTGTGTGAAATGATGTTAATTTTTAACCATGTTCTTAATAGTTTCATGTTAAGGAATTAGGATTTCCTCCCATCCCAAGCAGAAAACACCAGTTGTCCTACTAAATGTATATATCACAATACAATGGAAGGTATTAAAATGAGAGAAGGGAATTATAAGCTCTCAGATGTGGGTTAACGTTTGATTGTGTTACATCAGCTGGTTATTACTGAATGTTGCTTGATGGTGGTCAGAGTTTTAGAATACAGATAAGCTATTACTGTTGTTATGTCCATGATCATCCAAGGTACTAAGTATGACAGCTTCATTTCTAGAATGCAGAACCCTGGACATAGATGGGACCACTAGGTGATAAAATATAATAACCTGATAGCCAGCACAGTTACGTAAACTCCAAATGTCAATTCCAAATGAATTCTTCAACTTTCTACAGGGTTATTTCATTGCTCTGTTTATACAGCTGCTCTTCTTCCTTAGCGATCAAGCTAAATCTgtcctttttaatatataatttctTGCCTGTTTCAGTGTACTAACTAAATTATCAGATTCAGCAGCTGCAGTGGAAAATCAGGACATGTGAGGCAGATTCTTGAACACAAACAGTTGTTTTACTTTCTTACAGTAATGTAGATCCTTGGGTAACAGAAAGACTGCAACATAGAGAATGTCTCTCTGTCTTTTGATTCcgtatatattaaaaaaaacacagtatgaACATGACGGCTAATTTAAATCCAAATAACAAGTGAACAATAAGTCAGCTACTTAGGATGGCCAagaatgaggaaaaaaattatttcttgaaATAAGCAAGAATTTTAGCAAAACTGCTTATCCTAGCTCAAGAACTGGTGTGGAATTCTACTTTAATAACACAGGGGCGAGATCTATGCCATGTGATGACATTATAACCATTGAACATAAATCTGCCATCCAGGAATTATTTGTCAGCTAAAGCAAAGCTAGCGGGGAAAACAGTGTCTTCAGTATTTGGGAAACATGAGTTTGCACAGGGATGGCTAGATGAATCACTTGACTTTGTTAAGCAGCTTCTTGCATCCCAATCAAAAATGAGGCCGTATATTCAGATGTATTTATATTGACTGTTTCAAGGATCAAGACATAAATGTAATATTCCTACCCCATTATTTCAGCCTTAGGATATTCAGAGGAAGCCTAGGGTTCTAGCATCTcaaacagcagcagtagcaccTGTTCACTCAACTGTTTAATGTTGGTACAACTCCCTAGGTATTATTCTGTATACAAAACCAATTAATTTGTAAATCAAGAGTTCATTTCATCTCAGCATGAAGTTAAATTTCCTGTGGCTTAAGATATGCCTTAAAACCCAGTGATTAAGACATCATTTAATCTAAATTAACTTTCACTGGTGCAAAAATGCACCATTCACTTTCATGTTTTTTAATGTGTTGCACTGTAttgtagtcttttttaaaaaaaaaaaaacaaaataaaaaatgtatcAGTCAATGTTAGCCATGATagtctattttatttaaaagtttgGGTGGCTAGTAACAACTAGCTAGGCTTTCTAATGCATGTCTCATATCCCAAGCAGCAAGGCCTACGCCTTGAGTAAGACACCCAAGAAAATATGAAATgagaggtttcaaaatggctcagGGGCCAAATAAACCATCATCACTACATCCTGGATGTCCATTCCACTCTTCATCCTTGCAGTCTAGAGAGCCAGACTGGTGAGCTGTGATTAACCGTCTGAGCTGTGGAGATCCAGGTCCAGGTATCTGGTGAGTCATGAAATCTAACCTTAGGCctgttactctctctctctctctcagtctacCTACAATCCTCACAGGATCGTTATGAGGATGAGTGGGAGAAGAAGAGACATGTACACCTCCTGGAGCCCagtggggaaaaaggtggggtaagaaTGTAACTAATTATGATAAAactaaatcaagaaaacaaacgAAAGGAATGGCTGCCTTCATTGCCTGTTTGAGGATATCCCGGAGACGTTTGGACAGGCTGGCTTCTTGTGAGATTCAAAAAGGttcttatatatttttagaatcgCCATActcatgaaaatatgtattttgaaaaatatcaTGCGTATAACTAAAATAGGAACATATCAACAGTAGTATCCCAGTTTATGCTATTTCTGGGACAGCATACAGCTCTAAATAGCTGTATAGCCCAGCACCCAAAACCAATCCAGATGGGATGGCAGCTTCCCTCCCTATGAGTGTACCTGAGAACCAGGTCTACCTGCTGAATTCCATTTATTGTTGGAGGTTTAGGGAGACTTACTGCAATCTACAGTACCTTTGCAGAGAGCAATGTTGTTACAAAGAGCCTCTTCACATGTCTCTAATCATCAACAGTACCCAGATTCAGTCTCTACACCTGCCCTTTGTTACAATGGAGTAACAACGTGAAGGAATAGCTCCTTAAAGATgtcctgaagctgtggctttAGAGACCTAAAGGACAAGATAAAATGGAGATGACTCCATCATAATCTTTCTCAATTGCCCtccactgaggagcagaggaagtactGTAGTCAGTCTGCTGACATCCTGAAGTAGCTTTGCTTAAAAAGCCACTCCAGGATATCAGAAATTAAAACCGGAAGGaactggaccaaatagggttgcttgagctcTGATATGACATTTAGGTGGCATATTGCACCAACACCCAACCCAACCCTATTTAGGTCATACGAACATGCTCCAAAATTATCAGTGTTGATCAGCCCTTACTCAGAAGTTCTCATCCGCAACAACTCTGTTGAAGAAACAACCTAAGCTGCTTGCTGGATTCAAAATAGGAAGAGAGACAAGAAATTAAAGAAGTAGTGGAGAGTCTTACATGTCAGAAAGTTCCTAAAATAGGCATGGGATTTTaggaatttttggactacaaatcccataattctccatctGAGAGACTCCCAAGCTACAGACgcctaaatatggctcacctgcAAACAGGCCTAGCTAGGAAGGCTTAATGGTCTAGCATAGGCCTAGCTTGGCCTTAGTTTTCTGTTCAGAAAAGAAATTGCTTCCTAAAATCTCATGCCTAGCCTGATCTTGGATAGTTCTCATTAGCAATATGATTTAGCACTACCACATTACCAGGTTACAATATATTCAACAACTGGCACTGGAGATAAAGCCATGGAATATACCTTGAGTATATTAGTACTGGCACAGTGTCAGGAATAGTATGAGTGTCTTGTATTTTTAATGGCTTAAAAGGTGCAaacacccccctccccagtttgTGTCTTATTTCTGCTTACTACTATCAAACACCATAGTTTCATGTACGTAGATGGCATGGCTGAATAATATTAGGTTCAATTGTGCTACTTTTGCTTTTCTAGTTTTAAGTGAAAATATATAATTGTTCTGATTATGCAAGGTGGAGCAATTTAGGAGTGAATCCTATAATTGTATCATGTATTGTTAGTTTTCAGTCGTCCAGTATGCAATTATAGAACATGGGGCCTTAACCATGTAGCTCAGCACATGCCTTGTTCTTTAAAAGTTCATCTTAAATAATCCATTGTAGAAAGACTCTGGTGAATTTGCACTATGAAATAGATTTACTGGATAAAATAGATTGTAATCCAGGGTGGACAACTTGGGTTTGTTGCCTTGGACTCTCATCAGCCCTAATGTCTATAGctaatggtgagggattatgAAACCTTTCGCCCAAGATCTTTTGGAGGTCAACAGTTGCTCACCTGTACTATGGTTGACTCTATAGAAACCAGTGTTCTGTCATTTTGTCCACGTTTCCATAAGGATCAGTCAATGATATAGGAATCCCCGGGAACTGTAGCATCTTCAAAACAGAGGGAAGCCATCATTCCTCTATGTTCCTTCTGTGTCCTTGAGAGCAAAGCATTTCCCTTTCATTTAACATTCTTCACAAGGAGGAACTTTTGTAAACATTTTGGTGAATGTTAAAAATAGAGCAATCAATTGTCAATGGTATCATTTGAGGGGTGTTTCTTCCCAATTTTACAAAAGCAGATTTCAATGACTAGCAGCTGCAAAAAGACTGAACCCAGATGAAAAGTTCCGCTTTCCTGCAGAGAGACATTGTGCAGTGGGACAGAGTGTTTATATAGGAGTGGGCAGCCCCATTGAAGTGCACCGGGATTTTACCTCTTCTCCATCACAACACACAGCAGCACTCAGCTGGATATTACTTTGATGAAGGGCTTCCTTTTAATGAGCCTCTAAAAAGTAGATCTATTTAGATACCTAGTTATTTGTGCTTTGAAACTCAAGGGTGTAAGCTATAATGTGAAAGAAACATCAGCAGTGCTGCTGGTGTTCAAAAGGCCTGTTCTTGAATGCCAAAGTCAAGATTCCACTGACTTTTCATACCAGAGAAAACTTACCTTAAGTAGTACTGATTTCAGTGGCTTTACTCTGAGTATGACTGTCAATCTGATTTCATGAAGGTGTGTCTACATCACATTACACCTCACCATTTGTGTTGGAGTTTGCGCAActgaaatcaattcatttttttgtgACTACATTATATACAGCTAACCCATACAGAAGCCTGGACTTTCTGGGGCCATTCATTTCTTTTTGAACAGCCCGCAggggttgtttattttctttcagttcagCTGAcatatcccccccacacacacacccttttctgaCATGTATTATTACCTTTATTGGTTCAAATAAAAGCAGTCACAGGTGTCCTAGGGTGATGAGATGTTGATGACTTAAGTGGGAGACCGTATGCCTTTACAAGCATCATAATCCCTTTCAAGTGAATGCTTGATGTCTCTCCTCCAAACAGTTTCTTCCCATATTATTTGACTATCATTTTAACGTTGTGTCAGATAAGGGCTGCACTACTGTCTCGTTTGCTGGTTAATTTGCCTTCCGCCCTCTGGCCATTTTGTTACCTGGTCTTTCAATGGGAAAATGGGTCCTATTACAAAATTTACTTTGGTCTTATTAAAATTTTTACTTTTAATGGCACAGCCCCATTTCTGTGGTATGCTGATAAATCTTTAAAGTTAGCACTACAcccaaacagctggaaaaatgatTGTTATGCTTTAAActactgccttttttttttactttttcccttttaattttgccaagaatccaaattaataaaaacaaaagcaggtgCAGCTGCTAATACAGGCAAAACAAACCTAACCTAGCTAATCTAACAAATGCTAGCCTGAACAGAAATGGTTTTTTGCCATCCAGCAAAAATACCataagggaagggggggagggattgGGCTGccaggaagagagttccagaactTTTTCTTTTGTCCCCATAACTAAGGAAAGTCAAACTATAGAGGTCTAGTAGTAGACATAGTATTTTCAGGGTGTTAAAGATGATAGATGGCTTGTCCATTAGGTACATATTTACTTTTCCCTATTAACTGTTATTTCTGAAGCGACGCCAGAGGGAAATAACACAAAAATTCAGCCCTTCTGGGGGTCATAGTTATGTCCCTGAAGCAATTATCATGCAGGATCCCGCAGCTGGCAAGGCAGCCAAGCAAAGAAGATGAAGGGGAGATGAAGGGCAATTGCTCGAGTCCCTTCCTGAAGCAATTGCCACCCAGGACGCCACTGCTGATAAGCCTTCGAGAGAGGGAGGTGGGTGGACAAGAAGGACAATCCTTAGCTCTTGGAACAAAGTCACTATTCCTTCCCAAGGTTCCTGCAATGTAGGCCTCGCTGGCTCAGCCAGAGTGGAAATTCTGAGGAACTCTCAGCCGGTGTAGCCAGGGGGTCaggctggctgaagaattctgggagtggtggtccaaaaaagtaacatttccaatttCAAAGGCAGAAGCGTGCTCAGACAGGCCCTGCTTTAGCCCTTTCATGTGGCCTCTTGTATGCAATTTTAATGTTGATGGGGGCTTGTCAGCTTGTGGTAGttcataaaagtaacttttaaaagttctgaTCCCTCTCGCACACATACACATCGGCAGACACGTGCTGATTTTCTCACCACATCCTCCCACCCACACTCTGTAAGTGGGGTCTTGCCAGGACAGAAGGCAGAACTTTTCGTTCCAAAGGCCCCTAGTGTTGTGCTCCATTAAGCATCGGGAAGCAGGCTCTTCAGGGGAGAACTTTTCTTAGTAATATTTAATAACCATTTCCTGTTGTCAGTCAATGGAGCTAGATTACTGTGTGGTAATAAAACTAAATTAAGCTCTCCTGTCTCCAGCACAGTTCCATTTATGGCTCTCAATTAACTGAGCAAATTCCATACTAGTAAGTTAACCTCTTTGATTGTTCTACTAATTTCTAGAGCAGCTCTTTTATACATCCTTCGGTACAAATGCAATTACCTTAAGAGATGATTAGATCATAGCGTAGGACCATTAAAAAAAGTCCTTGAATTATTTCATTCAGGAGCCTCGTTTCTGTGCAtcgttattctttttttttttttttaaataactctttTACATTTGGCTATAATGATGCTTTATTGAGTTCTTCCTGCAGCAGTATAAGCCAATTCATATTTGGGTAATGAGAA is a window encoding:
- the SMIM32 gene encoding small integral membrane protein 32 is translated as MYGEFLNSTSVTDPHLIVQANTPYIGSTQRPISSSAFYMSTARVLKEGEINKPDLVTYIILFFFLLLAVTIIVLFINCQLKNSFFATLPYDRSLREARNPWKTQAV